A region from the Mucilaginibacter sp. CSA2-8R genome encodes:
- a CDS encoding glycosylase, producing the protein MKYFRAIKSQLLAAAFIITATTAWAQNAKKEVADDVMQKVYEEVKTPYKYGMVLTPEDNSKKMDCPTVFRKNNQWYMTYLIFNGQGYETWLANSKDLLNWKQLGRIMSFSDSTNWDSSQKAGYPALQDTKWGGSYELQKYQNKYWMSYFGGHDRGYEKGLLSISMAFTDKDPSVAHEWQRLGKPVLMATDPNVQWWDNHTLYKETVIWDKAKSLGHPFIMYYNANGDSLNKKRGAERIGMAFSDDMVNWKRAEKNPILNHNIGITGDPYLQKMGDVWVMFYFGAFWKDKGGAFNRFACSYDLANWTEWKGEDLIQSSEPYDNMFAHKSCVIKYKGVVYHFYCAVNKADQRGIAVATSKDMGKSKVSFVAPPPPKAKKN; encoded by the coding sequence ATGAAATATTTCAGGGCAATAAAAAGCCAGTTGCTGGCCGCAGCTTTCATTATTACTGCTACCACTGCATGGGCACAAAACGCTAAAAAAGAGGTTGCGGATGACGTGATGCAGAAAGTTTATGAGGAAGTTAAAACTCCTTACAAATACGGCATGGTGTTAACGCCCGAAGACAACAGCAAGAAAATGGATTGCCCTACGGTGTTCCGTAAAAATAATCAATGGTACATGACCTACCTCATTTTTAATGGCCAGGGTTACGAAACCTGGCTGGCCAACAGTAAAGATTTACTGAACTGGAAACAGTTAGGCCGCATCATGTCTTTTAGCGATTCTACCAATTGGGACAGCAGCCAAAAAGCTGGCTACCCGGCCCTTCAGGATACCAAATGGGGAGGCAGTTACGAGTTGCAAAAGTATCAGAACAAATACTGGATGTCGTACTTTGGCGGGCACGACCGCGGGTATGAAAAAGGTTTGCTTTCCATCAGCATGGCCTTTACCGACAAAGACCCTTCGGTTGCTCACGAATGGCAGCGTTTGGGCAAGCCTGTTTTAATGGCTACCGACCCTAACGTGCAGTGGTGGGATAATCATACCCTGTACAAAGAAACCGTTATTTGGGATAAAGCCAAAAGCCTGGGGCACCCTTTCATCATGTACTATAATGCGAACGGCGACAGCCTGAATAAAAAGCGTGGTGCCGAGCGTATCGGTATGGCTTTTTCTGATGATATGGTAAACTGGAAACGTGCCGAAAAAAATCCCATACTCAACCACAACATTGGCATTACCGGCGACCCTTACCTGCAAAAAATGGGTGATGTATGGGTGATGTTCTACTTTGGTGCTTTCTGGAAAGATAAGGGCGGCGCCTTTAACCGCTTTGCCTGCTCATACGATTTGGCCAACTGGACCGAATGGAAAGGGGAGGACCTGATTCAGTCGTCAGAACCGTATGATAATATGTTTGCCCATAAATCGTGCGTTATTAAATACAAGGGCGTTGTCTATCATTTTTATTGCGCCGTAAACAAAGCCGACCAGCGCGGCATTGCGGTGGCTACTTCAAAAGATATGGGCAAAAGCAAAGTGAGCTTTGTAGCGCCGCCACCACCCAAAGCAAAAAAGAACTAA
- a CDS encoding dihydrodipicolinate synthase family protein, whose amino-acid sequence MNTQTQTDKKGFIPVMLTPFKDNGAIDFDALTSLTEFYLQAGAAGLFANCLSSEMFELTEAERIQIIEHVVKVTNGVVPVVATGTFGGPIGYQAQFVNRVYDCGVQAVIAITGLLAESNDSDAVFNDRVFDLINQTEQVPLGFYECPVPYKRVLSAEQLYQFVATGRVIYHKDTCLDIEQIKAKLKATEGYSFGLYDAYMVHAVESLKVGSAGLSCIQGNYFPELVVWLCDNYNNSSLTAEVNQVQQFFVDNMDVMHDVYPIVAKFYLQKRGLNLSTFTRRAVGNFSAEVKSKVNKLYDDYSNLQLQLSIGSLV is encoded by the coding sequence ATGAATACGCAAACCCAGACTGATAAAAAAGGCTTTATTCCGGTAATGTTAACACCATTTAAAGATAATGGCGCTATTGATTTTGATGCCCTGACATCCCTTACCGAGTTCTACCTGCAAGCCGGTGCCGCTGGCCTTTTTGCCAACTGCCTGTCGAGCGAGATGTTTGAACTGACAGAAGCCGAGCGCATCCAGATTATCGAGCATGTGGTAAAAGTAACCAACGGGGTAGTGCCTGTAGTGGCTACCGGTACCTTTGGCGGCCCTATTGGCTACCAGGCACAATTTGTAAATAGAGTGTATGATTGCGGCGTTCAGGCTGTAATTGCAATCACTGGCTTGCTGGCAGAGAGCAACGACAGTGATGCCGTGTTTAATGACCGTGTTTTTGACTTGATTAATCAAACCGAGCAAGTGCCATTAGGCTTTTACGAGTGCCCGGTGCCTTATAAACGAGTGCTGTCTGCAGAGCAGTTGTATCAGTTTGTAGCAACCGGTCGTGTAATCTATCACAAGGATACTTGCCTGGATATTGAGCAAATCAAAGCTAAACTTAAAGCTACCGAAGGATATTCATTCGGTTTGTACGATGCTTACATGGTTCATGCGGTAGAGTCATTAAAGGTCGGTTCAGCGGGATTGTCATGCATCCAGGGCAATTACTTTCCGGAGTTAGTGGTTTGGCTGTGCGATAATTACAACAACTCCTCGTTAACTGCCGAAGTTAACCAAGTGCAGCAATTTTTTGTAGATAACATGGATGTAATGCACGATGTGTATCCGATTGTTGCTAAATTCTACCTTCAAAAACGCGGATTAAATCTCTCTACATTCACCCGTCGGGCTGTTGGAAATTTTTCTGCTGAGGTAAAAAGCAAAGTAAATAAGTTGTATGATGACTACTCAAATCTGCAACTGCAATTATCTATAGGCAGCTTGGTGTAA
- a CDS encoding fucose isomerase, whose product MSETDYSNQVLLVASGDLRLSANQNCWAAQQAMEEQLTTALSKQGWTVKRAHPYDETKQHGFIDSQKMGIEVFRNLNPEQPIIVAESVWQYTHHVLAGLTTHKGPILTVANWDGTWPGLVGMLNLNGSLTKAGVKYSTLWSENFTDEFFTQKLQEWLQGGSVNHDQSHVQSFDQVSLPADDEKLGREFGRKLKHDKAIMGVFDEGCMGMFNAIIPDDLLHATGIFKERLSQSSLYAAMQLVTDEEARKVLDWLLQKGMKFDWGSQPETELTEAQTLEQCKMYIAATRIADDFGCDTIGIQYQQGLKDLTPASDLVEGLLNNQDRPPVYAANGKELYAGDALPHFNEVDECAGIDALVTYHLWKQLGMPGETTLHDIRWGEHFEGNGINDFVWVFLISGAAPPAHFIGGYEGASSERQPAMYFRLGGGSLKGISKPGHLVWSRVYVMNNELHCDLGVGESVLLPNEETQRRWDLTTPQWPIMNATLKGVTQNQMMGRHQANHIQVVYATNEDLAHKACRVKAAALQELGLKVHFCGDVKL is encoded by the coding sequence ATGTCAGAAACAGACTACAGCAATCAAGTATTATTAGTGGCCAGCGGCGATTTAAGATTGTCGGCCAATCAAAACTGCTGGGCAGCACAGCAGGCTATGGAAGAGCAGTTAACGACCGCTTTATCCAAACAAGGGTGGACCGTTAAACGTGCCCATCCTTATGACGAAACCAAACAGCATGGCTTTATTGATTCTCAAAAAATGGGTATCGAGGTGTTCCGAAATCTTAACCCTGAGCAGCCCATCATCGTTGCGGAAAGCGTTTGGCAGTATACTCATCACGTATTGGCTGGTTTAACTACCCATAAAGGGCCAATTTTAACCGTTGCCAACTGGGACGGTACCTGGCCAGGTTTGGTAGGTATGCTAAACTTAAATGGATCGTTAACCAAAGCTGGTGTTAAATACAGCACTTTATGGAGCGAAAACTTCACCGACGAGTTTTTTACACAAAAACTGCAAGAATGGCTGCAAGGTGGCTCGGTAAATCATGACCAGTCGCACGTGCAAAGCTTTGATCAGGTAAGCTTGCCTGCCGACGATGAGAAATTAGGCCGCGAGTTTGGCCGCAAGCTAAAACACGATAAAGCCATTATGGGCGTGTTTGATGAAGGATGTATGGGCATGTTTAACGCCATCATCCCTGATGATTTATTACACGCCACCGGTATATTCAAAGAGCGTTTAAGCCAGTCATCGCTTTATGCAGCCATGCAGCTGGTAACTGATGAAGAAGCACGGAAAGTGTTAGACTGGTTACTGCAGAAAGGGATGAAGTTTGATTGGGGCAGCCAGCCCGAAACCGAACTAACCGAAGCACAAACACTGGAGCAATGCAAAATGTACATTGCGGCAACCCGCATAGCTGATGATTTTGGTTGTGACACCATCGGTATCCAATACCAGCAAGGATTAAAAGATTTAACCCCGGCCAGTGATTTGGTTGAAGGTTTACTAAATAACCAGGACCGGCCGCCGGTTTACGCTGCCAACGGTAAAGAACTTTATGCTGGTGATGCCTTACCGCATTTTAATGAGGTAGACGAATGTGCCGGTATTGATGCTTTGGTAACTTACCATTTGTGGAAACAGTTAGGCATGCCGGGCGAAACCACGCTACACGATATCCGCTGGGGCGAGCATTTTGAAGGCAACGGTATCAATGATTTTGTTTGGGTATTCCTGATTTCGGGTGCCGCGCCTCCGGCTCACTTTATTGGCGGGTACGAGGGTGCCTCGAGCGAGCGCCAGCCCGCCATGTATTTCCGTTTGGGCGGCGGCAGCCTAAAAGGCATCAGCAAACCAGGCCATTTGGTGTGGAGCCGTGTTTACGTGATGAATAACGAATTGCACTGCGACTTAGGCGTAGGGGAGTCTGTGCTGCTACCTAATGAAGAAACACAACGCCGCTGGGATTTAACCACCCCGCAGTGGCCCATTATGAATGCCACTTTAAAGGGCGTAACCCAAAACCAGATGATGGGCCGTCACCAGGCCAATCACATACAGGTGGTGTACGCTACAAACGAAGACTTGGCGCATAAAGCTTGTCGTGTTAAGGCGGCTGCTTTGCAAGAATTAGGCTTGAAAGTGCATTTCTGCGGCGACGTTAAATTATAG
- a CDS encoding family 78 glycoside hydrolase catalytic domain has translation MMKKFYLFLILLPLHSLAQSLQVGALKCEYKLNPQGIETQSPKLSWQLQSNRLNIKQTAYHILVADNLTVLQKNSGNVWDSKKVNSFASIQIPYRGKPLQSAKTYYWKVMVWDNQHHVTGWSQPQTWQMGLSTAQDWKGAQWIAYEKLPDSSRIVPLLHGRGPKKLGTLNDVLPLMRKTFAVKKPVKKSTLYICGLGHFELSINGKKISDHFLDPGWTAYDKQALYVPFNVTQNIQQGNNAIGVMLGNGFYFIPRDKRYRKLTGAYGFPKMICRLVTEYADGTVENVVSDESWKTSPSPTTFTSIYGGEDYNANLEQNGWNTTGFDDKAWKKVVTVDGSPILNAQLAEPLKIFDQFATQKVSDLGNNKWMFDLGQNASGIPQITFKGKKGDTVKIMPSELVKAADGSVNQGGSGGPHYYSYVLKGDGEETWQPRFTYYGFRYLQVEGAVPLGKDNKQSLPVLIAVKRLHTRNAAGATGSFSCDNELFNKTYSLIDWAIKSNMASVFTDCPHREKLGWLEEAHLVGGSMQYIYDIANLSRKCINDMQVAQTPEGLIPEIAPEFTQFTEPFRDSPEWGSNAVILPWYVYQWYGDKQVLADNYATMQRYLSYLAVKADKGILTQGLGDWYDIGPKAPGLSQNTPKGITATAVYYYDLQIAEKVARLLGKPTDAARYQKLASEVKQSFNNSFFNPQTKQYGTGSQTANAMAVFCGLVEPQFKAAVVENIVQDLRNRNNSLTAGDIGYRYLLRVLDDEGRSDVIYAMNNRSDVPGYGYQLAKGATALTESWQALPGVSNNHLMLGHLVEWFYTGLAGIRQMPNSVAFRHIEIRPEPVGDINLAEAKTETPYGTIRSKWQREGARFTLDVEIPANTDAVVYLPASKAAKLSVNGKAVLAAINNGKAMLKVGSGKYHFTVN, from the coding sequence ATGATGAAGAAGTTTTACCTGTTTCTTATTTTATTGCCCTTACACAGCTTAGCGCAAAGTTTGCAGGTGGGCGCTTTAAAGTGTGAGTATAAACTTAATCCGCAAGGTATAGAAACGCAGTCACCCAAACTGAGCTGGCAGCTGCAGAGCAACAGATTAAACATCAAGCAAACAGCTTATCATATATTGGTAGCCGATAACCTAACTGTGTTACAAAAAAACTCAGGTAACGTTTGGGATTCTAAAAAGGTAAACTCATTCGCATCTATTCAAATTCCTTACCGGGGTAAGCCCTTGCAAAGTGCAAAAACTTATTATTGGAAGGTGATGGTTTGGGACAACCAGCACCATGTAACCGGTTGGAGCCAGCCGCAAACGTGGCAAATGGGTCTTTCAACTGCTCAGGATTGGAAAGGTGCCCAATGGATTGCTTACGAAAAGCTGCCGGACTCTTCGCGAATTGTGCCGCTATTGCACGGACGAGGACCTAAAAAGTTAGGTACCTTAAACGATGTATTGCCACTGATGCGTAAAACCTTTGCCGTCAAAAAGCCGGTTAAAAAGTCAACATTATACATCTGTGGTCTTGGCCATTTTGAATTGAGCATCAATGGCAAAAAAATTAGCGACCACTTTTTAGACCCTGGATGGACAGCTTATGATAAGCAGGCCTTGTATGTTCCTTTTAACGTTACGCAAAATATTCAGCAGGGTAATAACGCTATCGGCGTTATGCTGGGTAACGGCTTTTACTTCATCCCGCGCGACAAGCGTTATCGCAAACTTACCGGTGCTTATGGTTTCCCTAAAATGATATGCCGGTTGGTTACCGAATACGCAGACGGAACGGTTGAAAACGTAGTAAGCGACGAAAGCTGGAAAACATCGCCATCGCCCACCACTTTCACAAGTATTTACGGAGGCGAAGATTACAACGCCAACCTGGAACAAAATGGATGGAACACGACAGGCTTTGATGATAAAGCCTGGAAGAAGGTAGTAACAGTAGACGGTTCGCCGATTTTGAATGCACAACTGGCCGAGCCGCTAAAAATATTCGACCAGTTTGCGACGCAAAAGGTAAGCGATTTGGGCAATAACAAATGGATGTTTGATTTAGGTCAAAATGCCTCGGGCATCCCACAAATTACCTTTAAAGGTAAAAAAGGCGATACGGTTAAAATTATGCCTTCTGAATTGGTAAAAGCTGCTGACGGTTCGGTTAATCAGGGTGGTTCAGGTGGGCCTCATTATTATAGCTACGTATTAAAAGGCGACGGCGAAGAAACGTGGCAGCCACGTTTTACTTATTACGGATTCCGGTATTTACAGGTAGAGGGCGCTGTACCGCTGGGTAAAGATAATAAACAAAGTCTGCCGGTTTTGATAGCTGTTAAAAGGTTGCATACGCGTAACGCAGCCGGAGCAACAGGCAGTTTTTCGTGTGATAACGAGCTTTTCAATAAAACGTACAGCTTAATTGATTGGGCCATTAAAAGCAATATGGCCAGCGTGTTTACTGACTGCCCTCATCGCGAAAAACTGGGCTGGTTGGAAGAGGCACACTTGGTGGGTGGTTCCATGCAGTACATCTACGATATTGCCAATCTAAGCCGTAAGTGCATTAACGATATGCAGGTAGCGCAAACACCGGAAGGTTTGATTCCCGAAATTGCACCAGAGTTTACCCAATTTACAGAGCCATTCCGCGACTCACCCGAGTGGGGGAGTAATGCGGTTATTTTGCCCTGGTATGTATATCAATGGTATGGTGATAAGCAGGTTTTGGCAGATAATTACGCAACGATGCAACGCTACTTAAGCTACCTTGCAGTCAAAGCGGACAAGGGTATTCTTACACAAGGCTTGGGCGATTGGTATGATATCGGCCCGAAAGCGCCGGGCCTTTCTCAAAATACACCCAAAGGCATCACGGCTACGGCTGTTTATTATTATGATTTGCAGATTGCCGAAAAGGTTGCCCGGTTGTTAGGCAAACCCACCGACGCGGCCCGATATCAAAAATTGGCGTCAGAGGTAAAGCAATCATTCAATAACAGCTTTTTCAATCCGCAAACCAAACAGTACGGCACTGGCAGCCAAACGGCTAATGCAATGGCCGTTTTTTGTGGTTTGGTTGAGCCGCAATTTAAAGCTGCAGTTGTGGAAAATATTGTGCAGGATTTACGTAACCGCAACAACAGCTTAACCGCCGGTGATATTGGTTATCGCTATCTGCTGCGCGTGCTGGACGACGAAGGCCGTTCGGACGTAATTTATGCGATGAACAACCGTTCGGACGTACCCGGTTACGGCTACCAGTTGGCTAAAGGCGCCACGGCCCTCACCGAGTCGTGGCAGGCGCTGCCCGGCGTATCAAATAACCACCTGATGCTGGGACATTTAGTGGAGTGGTTTTATACTGGTTTGGCCGGCATCCGTCAAATGCCCAATAGCGTAGCTTTCCGCCATATCGAAATTCGTCCCGAACCGGTGGGCGATATCAATCTTGCCGAAGCCAAAACTGAAACACCTTACGGCACCATCCGCAGTAAGTGGCAGCGCGAAGGGGCAAGGTTTACGTTGGATGTTGAAATACCAGCCAATACCGATGCGGTGGTTTATTTACCCGCAAGCAAAGCAGCAAAATTGTCTGTCAATGGCAAAGCGGTACTTGCTGCAATTAACAACGGTAAAGCGATGCTTAAGGTAGGATCAGGCAAATACCACTTCACGGTAAACTAA
- the galB gene encoding beta-galactosidase GalB codes for MRFKGYIILVVFCLLAGAVSAQSIGRKVESFNGGWKFYLGDEAAAKEEVYNDNQWRPLSLPHDWSIEGAFSEKNNTGQNEGGLPAGIGWYRKTFIVPASSQSKNVFIDFDGVYCNSEVWINGHYLGKRPNGYISFQYDLTPYLHFGSQANTIAVKVDNSAQPNSRWYTGSGIYRNVWLTTTAKSYIPQWGTFVTTQVNNSNAIIRMQTQVAVHQPNLRLRAAVYGPNKQLINSFSTTIEGADTLQNIAQNIIVGQPRLWSVDQPNLYKVVLQVMSGNTVLDKYQTYIGIRSFNFDAAKGFSLNGEAMKIKGVCMHHDFGALGAAVNVRAMERQLEILRDMGCNAIRTSHNPPAPEFLDLCDRMGFLVLDEAFDMWRKKKNKQDYYQYFLEWHKRDLEDQVKRDRNHPSVIMWSIGNEIREQFDSTGITITHELVNIVKSLDKTRPVTSALSESDPKKNFIYQSGALDLVGLNYHHESYADFPKNYPNQKFVATETMSAYATRGFYDTPTDSTRHWPTSSKAKFTQGNSEFAITAYDNVAAYWGSTHEETWKVIKKYDYLSGLFVWTGFDYLGEPSPYPWPARSSYFGIVDLAGFPKDSYYMYQSEWTSKPVLHLLPHWNWQPGKTIDVWAYYNNADEVELYLNGRSLGIQKKQGDDLHVVWKVPFEAGTLKAVSRLNGKIVLTKEVSTAAEPDRIELIADRKLLKRDGSDLSFITVRVLDKSGNVVPNADNLINFNIKGKGTLAGVDNGSQSSMESFKEPQRKAFHGLCLAIVQAGKTPGTITVNATADGLKPATIIIRVKY; via the coding sequence ATGCGTTTTAAAGGATATATTATACTTGTTGTTTTTTGTTTATTAGCCGGGGCTGTAAGTGCGCAAAGCATAGGGCGTAAAGTAGAAAGCTTTAACGGCGGCTGGAAGTTTTATTTAGGAGACGAAGCAGCTGCAAAAGAGGAAGTTTACAATGATAACCAGTGGCGACCCTTAAGCTTACCGCACGACTGGAGTATTGAAGGCGCTTTCAGCGAAAAAAATAACACCGGCCAAAACGAGGGTGGTTTGCCTGCCGGTATTGGCTGGTACCGTAAAACCTTCATCGTTCCGGCATCATCGCAAAGCAAAAACGTTTTTATTGATTTTGACGGTGTTTACTGCAATAGCGAGGTGTGGATAAACGGGCATTATTTAGGTAAGCGGCCTAACGGTTATATATCTTTTCAATACGATTTAACGCCTTATCTGCACTTTGGTAGCCAGGCCAATACTATTGCGGTTAAGGTCGACAACTCGGCTCAGCCTAATTCGCGCTGGTATACTGGTTCGGGTATTTACCGTAATGTTTGGTTAACAACAACGGCAAAGTCATACATTCCGCAGTGGGGTACCTTTGTTACCACTCAAGTCAACAACTCTAACGCTATCATACGTATGCAAACGCAGGTAGCGGTACACCAGCCAAACCTGCGGCTCAGGGCCGCGGTTTACGGCCCCAATAAGCAACTTATCAATTCTTTTTCAACAACTATTGAAGGTGCCGACACCTTGCAAAATATAGCGCAAAACATTATCGTCGGTCAGCCGAGGCTGTGGTCTGTAGATCAGCCCAATTTGTATAAAGTGGTATTACAGGTAATGTCGGGTAACACCGTGTTAGATAAATATCAAACCTACATTGGCATCCGCAGCTTTAATTTTGATGCCGCTAAAGGCTTCTCACTTAATGGTGAGGCCATGAAAATAAAAGGCGTTTGTATGCACCACGATTTTGGGGCTTTGGGTGCTGCAGTAAATGTACGTGCCATGGAGCGCCAATTGGAGATATTGCGTGATATGGGCTGCAATGCCATCCGTACATCGCATAACCCGCCCGCACCGGAGTTTTTAGACTTATGCGACCGCATGGGGTTTTTAGTGCTGGATGAAGCCTTTGATATGTGGCGCAAGAAAAAGAATAAGCAAGATTATTATCAATACTTCCTGGAGTGGCATAAACGCGATCTGGAGGATCAGGTAAAGCGCGACCGAAACCACCCATCAGTGATTATGTGGAGCATTGGTAACGAGATACGTGAGCAGTTTGACAGTACCGGCATAACCATTACCCACGAGTTGGTAAACATTGTAAAAAGCCTGGACAAAACCCGCCCGGTTACCTCGGCCCTGAGCGAGTCCGACCCCAAAAAGAATTTTATTTATCAGTCGGGCGCTCTGGATTTGGTAGGGCTTAATTATCATCATGAAAGTTACGCTGACTTTCCGAAAAATTATCCCAACCAAAAGTTTGTAGCTACCGAAACTATGTCGGCTTACGCTACCCGGGGATTTTACGATACGCCGACCGACAGTACCCGACACTGGCCAACCAGCTCAAAAGCTAAATTTACCCAGGGCAACAGCGAATTTGCTATCACGGCTTATGATAATGTTGCCGCTTACTGGGGCTCCACTCACGAAGAAACCTGGAAAGTCATCAAAAAGTATGATTATTTGTCGGGCTTGTTTGTATGGACTGGGTTCGATTATTTAGGAGAGCCTTCCCCGTACCCATGGCCGGCGCGCAGCTCGTATTTCGGCATTGTGGATTTGGCTGGCTTTCCTAAAGACAGTTACTACATGTATCAGAGCGAGTGGACCAGCAAGCCGGTACTGCATCTGTTGCCGCACTGGAACTGGCAGCCGGGTAAAACCATAGATGTTTGGGCATACTACAACAATGCCGACGAGGTTGAACTTTACCTGAACGGCCGCTCATTAGGCATCCAAAAAAAGCAGGGCGATGATTTGCATGTAGTTTGGAAAGTGCCCTTTGAGGCAGGTACGTTAAAAGCTGTTTCGCGGTTGAACGGCAAAATTGTATTAACCAAAGAAGTATCAACCGCAGCAGAGCCCGACCGTATTGAGTTAATTGCCGACCGCAAGCTTTTAAAAAGAGACGGATCTGATTTGTCTTTTATAACCGTTCGCGTGCTCGACAAAAGCGGTAATGTTGTACCCAATGCCGATAACCTGATCAATTTTAACATCAAAGGCAAAGGCACTTTAGCCGGTGTTGATAACGGTTCGCAAAGCAGTATGGAGTCGTTTAAAGAACCACAACGAAAAGCATTTCATGGTTTGTGCCTGGCTATTGTGCAGGCCGGTAAAACGCCGGGAACAATTACTGTAAATGCAACAGCCGATGGCTTAAAGCCAGCAACAATAATTATCAGGGTTAAATACTAA
- a CDS encoding sodium:solute symporter has translation MRSLPTLDLAVIAVYLLAMLLVGFYFSRRNKSTEQFTKASGSIPGWALGISIYATFLSSNTFLGVPGKSFGTNWNAFVFSISMPLAAWAAAKYFVPFYRHTGEVSAYTHLEHRFGAWARTYAVICFLLTQLARMGSIFFGIALSLQALTGYSMKFIILAMGICIIIYTVLGGIEAVIWTEVVQGIIKTFGALLILYIIITNMPGGVSKIVDIGHQDNKFSLGSYLPDLKHSTFWVVLLYGFFINLNNFGMDQNYVQRYHTASSSQQAVKSIWLCVVLYVPVSLLFCVIGSSLYAYYQVHPELTEILRHQVAVERLSPGASATEIARVAAALKPEDYGDKVMPNFMVTKIPAGLVGLIVSAILSAAMSTISSGMNASATVFSEDIYKRYFKPDITDKQTMNLLHMATIVAGVAGIIAGIAMIGVKSVLDIWWQLSGIFAGGMLGLFLLGIISKQTRNHEAIIAITVGILVIIWMTLSPLLPENYGWIRNTLHQNMVIVIGTLTIFLTGIIVTRLRQKSIAASAIPLNK, from the coding sequence ATGAGAAGCTTGCCAACGCTCGACCTTGCCGTTATTGCTGTGTATTTACTGGCAATGCTGCTGGTTGGTTTCTATTTTTCGCGCCGCAATAAAAGCACCGAGCAGTTCACCAAGGCTTCCGGCAGTATACCAGGTTGGGCATTGGGCATATCCATTTATGCCACGTTTTTAAGCAGTAACACTTTTTTGGGTGTTCCGGGTAAGTCATTTGGCACTAACTGGAATGCGTTTGTGTTTAGCATTTCTATGCCTTTGGCTGCCTGGGCGGCAGCTAAATATTTCGTTCCGTTTTATCGGCACACCGGCGAGGTATCTGCCTATACGCATTTAGAGCACCGTTTTGGTGCCTGGGCGCGTACCTACGCAGTAATTTGTTTTTTACTTACGCAGTTAGCCCGCATGGGTTCTATCTTTTTCGGTATTGCGCTTAGTTTGCAGGCGCTTACCGGTTACAGCATGAAATTCATCATCCTTGCCATGGGCATTTGTATCATTATCTACACTGTACTGGGTGGTATTGAGGCGGTAATATGGACTGAAGTTGTGCAGGGCATTATCAAAACCTTCGGTGCCTTACTGATTTTATATATTATCATCACCAATATGCCGGGAGGCGTGAGTAAGATAGTAGATATCGGTCATCAGGATAATAAGTTCAGCCTGGGCAGCTATCTGCCCGATCTTAAGCATTCTACATTTTGGGTCGTCTTACTGTACGGTTTCTTTATTAATCTCAATAATTTTGGTATGGACCAAAACTATGTGCAGCGTTACCATACAGCGTCATCATCACAACAAGCCGTTAAATCCATCTGGCTTTGCGTAGTGTTATACGTGCCGGTATCATTGCTGTTTTGTGTAATTGGTTCAAGCCTTTATGCTTACTACCAAGTTCATCCCGAGCTAACCGAGATTTTGCGCCACCAGGTAGCCGTTGAACGCTTATCGCCGGGCGCTTCGGCAACTGAAATCGCTCGTGTTGCAGCGGCATTGAAGCCCGAAGATTACGGCGACAAGGTGATGCCAAATTTTATGGTTACTAAAATTCCGGCAGGCTTGGTAGGTCTCATTGTATCAGCCATTTTATCAGCCGCCATGAGCACCATCAGCTCGGGGATGAATGCATCGGCAACAGTGTTCTCTGAAGATATTTACAAGCGTTATTTTAAACCTGACATTACCGATAAACAAACCATGAACCTGCTGCACATGGCCACCATTGTTGCCGGCGTGGCGGGTATTATTGCCGGCATAGCCATGATTGGTGTTAAAAGCGTGCTTGACATTTGGTGGCAGCTTTCAGGCATATTTGCAGGCGGAATGCTGGGCTTATTCTTGTTAGGCATCATCAGCAAGCAAACGCGCAACCACGAAGCCATCATTGCCATCACCGTGGGTATCCTCGTAATTATCTGGATGACACTTTCGCCGCTATTGCCCGAAAATTATGGCTGGATACGCAATACCTTACATCAAAACATGGTGATTGTTATCGGAACGCTTACCATTTTCTTAACCGGCATAATCGTCACCAGGTTGCGTCAAAAATCCATAGCAGCTTCGGCTATCCCATTAAATAAATAA